In Mesotoga sp. Brook.08.105.5.1, a single window of DNA contains:
- a CDS encoding GntR family transcriptional regulator encodes MTPKYTLIERYLLEELKSGKYSVGDKLPTEKELMNKFSASRETVRKALDRLSFEAAIVRRPGLGTFVSYGHDNHLVGILVQQITSYIFPYIVLGAEDHLFRNEYKMLLGNSAEDPVKERQILSEWIESGVKGLIIDPVYSATKRSNKDLVKSMAKSGVKIVLVHSDWNIDNVSCNVLDDAYGGEKASEIFFEYGHQRVAVIYKSTHLPGVIRAKSFVDRCKQLGFTKIYEKSFNVSEFTGAPMQIAHELMSLPAQLRPTAVFCYNDATALQLQLVAKRLALNIPEDISVIGFDDGPIGDFREVLTTFAHPKEEVGRKSVEILLDMLNGSNTHRVVHKPELIERSSVARVKEYPQ; translated from the coding sequence ATCACTCCGAAGTACACTCTCATTGAACGTTACTTACTCGAAGAACTCAAGTCCGGGAAATATTCCGTCGGGGATAAACTCCCCACAGAGAAGGAATTGATGAACAAGTTTAGTGCCAGCAGAGAGACAGTCCGAAAAGCTTTGGATCGGCTCTCTTTCGAAGCGGCTATCGTAAGAAGACCGGGCCTTGGAACCTTCGTCAGTTATGGACACGACAACCACCTTGTCGGCATTCTTGTGCAACAGATAACCAGCTACATATTCCCTTATATTGTTCTCGGAGCTGAAGACCATCTCTTCCGGAACGAATACAAGATGTTGTTAGGTAATTCGGCTGAAGATCCAGTGAAGGAGAGGCAGATTCTTTCAGAGTGGATCGAATCAGGAGTGAAGGGCTTGATAATCGACCCAGTCTACAGCGCGACTAAGAGGTCAAACAAGGATCTCGTAAAGTCGATGGCCAAATCTGGAGTGAAGATCGTTCTCGTCCACAGTGACTGGAATATTGATAACGTAAGCTGCAATGTCCTCGATGACGCCTATGGAGGAGAAAAGGCATCGGAAATCTTCTTTGAATACGGTCACCAGAGAGTTGCTGTAATCTACAAGTCAACACATCTGCCTGGTGTCATAAGGGCTAAGAGTTTCGTCGACCGTTGCAAGCAGCTTGGGTTCACAAAGATTTACGAGAAGTCCTTCAACGTCTCGGAATTCACTGGAGCGCCTATGCAGATAGCTCACGAACTCATGTCTCTCCCCGCTCAGCTGCGTCCGACAGCAGTATTCTGCTACAATGACGCGACCGCTCTTCAGCTTCAGTTAGTAGCCAAAAGACTGGCCTTGAATATACCCGAAGATATCTCCGTAATCGGATTCGATGACGGACCAATCGGGGATTTCAGAGAAGTCCTCACCACCTTTGCCCACCCTAAAGAAGAGGTAGGAAGGAAATCAGTCGAGATTCTTCTAGATATGCTAAATGGCTCCAATACTCACAGAGTTGTTCACAAACCAGAATTGATAGAGAGGAGCTCCGTAGCAAGAGTGAAGGAGTATCCCCAGTGA
- a CDS encoding flavodoxin family protein, whose protein sequence is MRVFSVMGSPRLKGNTMLVLDNFMKGIRDGHDKLELKSVFLHGKKIEPCAGCDKCKNDGESCVIEDDMLDLYGEVVAANVIIFSTPIYWWNMSAQLKTFLDRLYALDYEKAFKGKKFVLLMTYGGEDPNSGAEIVEKSMREICDFVSMEFVASFGMCSELSEDERAEALVKVYNLGLDL, encoded by the coding sequence ATGAGAGTATTCTCTGTTATGGGCAGTCCAAGATTGAAGGGCAATACTATGCTTGTCCTGGATAATTTCATGAAGGGAATTAGAGATGGACATGATAAGCTGGAACTGAAATCCGTCTTTCTTCATGGTAAAAAGATCGAACCGTGTGCGGGTTGCGACAAATGCAAGAATGATGGCGAATCCTGCGTAATTGAAGATGACATGCTTGATCTTTATGGTGAAGTCGTTGCCGCCAATGTGATTATCTTCTCTACGCCTATTTACTGGTGGAACATGAGTGCTCAGTTGAAGACTTTCCTCGACAGATTGTACGCGCTCGACTACGAAAAGGCCTTCAAAGGAAAGAAGTTTGTTCTTCTCATGACTTACGGTGGTGAGGATCCTAATTCTGGAGCCGAGATTGTCGAAAAGAGCATGAGAGAGATCTGTGACTTCGTTTCTATGGAGTTTGTTGCGAGCTTTGGAATGTGCAGCGAATTGAGTGAAGATGAAAGAGCGGAGGCTCTTGTAAAGGTCTACAATCTTGGTCTTGACCTTTGA
- a CDS encoding FAD-dependent oxidoreductase, whose amino-acid sequence MKRFAKLNMPVTDIKGLKTKKKSFMSLGTILRMLPALPKMPYYARQSAKEYGMRYKSELLQRLFENIIGPDYSATALVFTFATLASGDGGYPEGGSLSMALRMAKKFDILGGKIRYGMRVNTVSVRNGIADGVVVDGELLQSEAVIVTRDTLSAIDDLFDFPIREPWTERMRKVTKPLLNTFICLGIEVDLEGLPEKMGFVPMRPLMCGGKEEQVIKICNYAGYEGYAPKGCTAVTSAIIGDTYDYSKARKEDGTYEIEKEKLAKDFIKILSEKLPQTAEKTAVWDVATPLTYERYLGSFKGSWMTVATKEYKMEYYPSKPENIRNLYFAGQRLRAPGGLPVALDSGRRAVQFLCKDFGMVFGQSEKPPA is encoded by the coding sequence TTGAAGAGATTCGCAAAGCTCAATATGCCGGTGACCGACATCAAGGGATTGAAGACTAAGAAGAAGTCATTCATGTCCCTGGGTACGATCTTGAGGATGCTGCCAGCATTACCCAAAATGCCCTACTATGCAAGACAGTCGGCTAAAGAATATGGCATGAGATACAAGAGCGAACTACTACAGCGCCTGTTCGAGAACATCATAGGCCCCGATTACAGTGCTACTGCCCTGGTTTTCACCTTCGCGACTCTGGCCTCCGGCGACGGCGGCTATCCTGAAGGTGGCTCCCTCAGTATGGCTTTGCGTATGGCAAAGAAATTCGATATTCTGGGCGGCAAGATTCGCTACGGAATGCGGGTAAACACAGTTTCGGTGAGAAACGGCATCGCCGACGGTGTTGTCGTGGATGGTGAACTCCTTCAATCGGAGGCCGTGATTGTCACCAGGGACACTCTCTCAGCAATCGACGATTTATTCGATTTCCCCATTAGAGAACCATGGACAGAAAGGATGCGCAAAGTCACAAAACCTTTGCTTAACACATTCATTTGTCTCGGCATTGAGGTCGACCTGGAAGGGCTGCCGGAGAAAATGGGTTTTGTGCCTATGAGGCCACTTATGTGCGGTGGGAAGGAGGAACAAGTTATTAAGATCTGCAATTACGCCGGCTACGAGGGATACGCGCCCAAAGGCTGTACGGCAGTCACCTCGGCAATTATTGGAGATACTTATGATTACTCGAAAGCCCGAAAGGAAGACGGCACGTACGAGATTGAAAAAGAAAAGCTGGCAAAGGACTTCATTAAGATATTATCTGAGAAGTTACCCCAGACCGCCGAGAAGACTGCCGTTTGGGATGTGGCAACACCACTAACCTATGAGAGGTATCTGGGATCATTCAAAGGATCCTGGATGACTGTAGCAACCAAGGAGTATAAGATGGAATACTATCCTTCGAAGCCTGAAAACATCCGGAATCTGTACTTTGCTGGCCAGCGACTCAGAGCACCCGGCGGGCTTCCGGTTGCCCTGGATTCCGGAAGAAGAGCTGTTCAGTTCCTGTGCAAGGATTTCGGCATGGTCTTTGGGCAAAGTGAAAAGCCGCCGGCATGA
- a CDS encoding FAD/NAD(P)-binding protein: MRNIAIVGAGIAGLTAGIYALQSGFDVTIYESHTIPGGASTSWKRKGYLFEGGMHWLTGSSPDIPLNRLWREVGAIDDSVAVHYRDVFLTFEYEGQHAFTVMWRDSTIILSSFHLRMEEKSANYAAI, encoded by the coding sequence GTGAGAAACATAGCCATAGTCGGTGCGGGTATTGCAGGTTTGACAGCAGGGATTTACGCTCTCCAAAGCGGATTCGACGTCACTATTTACGAGAGCCACACTATTCCGGGCGGAGCTTCGACAAGCTGGAAAAGGAAGGGGTATCTATTCGAAGGTGGAATGCATTGGCTCACCGGCTCATCCCCGGATATACCTCTTAACAGACTCTGGCGGGAAGTTGGCGCTATAGACGATAGCGTCGCAGTACACTATCGCGATGTGTTTCTCACATTCGAATACGAGGGACAGCACGCCTTTACCGTGATGTGGAGAGACTCCACAATCATCTTATCGAGCTTTCACCTGAGGATGGAAGAGAAATCAGCAAACTATGCTGCGATTTGA